The sequence GAGTGCTTTCGTATTGTAATCGATGAGATGAAACACGGCCTTTTCGCCGGCATTGACGGCCCGCTGCTGCTTCCGCCCGCCGAGCGGGCTGTCAAACCGTTGATTCTGCGTTCCCTTTTCGCGCAGGAAGAGAATCGTCGAAGTGATGTTGAGCAGCTCCGCCCCCGACGCAGAGGAATAAAACTCCCCGTAGGTAAAAAATCCGCACGCGGGGGCAAAGGAGTCGATCTTGTCCAGTGCCACCTCAAGCTGCTTGCCCAGGAACTGTTTCCGGCCCGAACAGGAGTAGATGAATGCCGCCTGTAGCGTCTGTGCTTCGCTGGGGATCGTCTCCCCGGGGATGTAGCTGTTGACAAGATCGGCACTGCCGATGCCGAACTGTACACGGTCCCCTACGCTCAGATTGCCGGCATAGAGGACGCTCCCGTCTTCGAACGCCCCGATCATGGAACGGGCGATCGGGATCCCGCCGCTCTGCTTGATGAGGGGGAATCCCATTGCCGATGCGGGAAGCTCCCGGACGACGGACTCTCCGAGTACCTCCCGGTAGAGTTCGATCGTGGCCTCTCCGTCAATGGTATAGACCCGGTTCTTCTCTGCGCGGGTGATCGTCATCTCTCTGCCGACGGGGCGCCACCCCATATTCAGATCCTGAAATACCTCCAGAGACTCCCCGATGAGCGCGACACCGACCGCCCCGCCTTCAAAAACGCGCTCCTGGTGGATGGTATAGGTGTGCTTGAAACGCAGCAGGTCCCCTGCCATACCGCCTGCAATCGGGATGTTGTTGCAATTGGCGGCGCGGAAAGCCTCCAGAAAATCACTGCCGTGCTGAATGCCGTCGGCAAAGGTGATGATACAGCGGACATCGTCCTTGCAGAGTGCCTCCCCGAGTTTTTTCCCGAGAGAAAACGACTCCGTATCAACATCAGAGACGGCCAGGATGTGGCTCTTCTCAAAGACGGAAATACCCAGCACCGTCTGCTTCTCCGTCATCACGCCTCCGACGATCTCCCCCACCGTCGATGCGCCGATCAGCGTCGCATCGGGCAGCACCGATAGCACCGTCGCCGCGATCCCGCTGACAGCCTCCCGATCCTCAATGGAGGAGAACATCTGCACAAGAATCGTCTTGGCCTCAAGATCAATACCCGTCTCCGCAAGTGCTTTTTCGAGGCTCTCTTTGTCACTGTAAATATGGTTAAACTGTATCATTTATTGCGCTGTTTCTCAATGTGTCTTTTTATGTATTGTCTCAATTGTATCACGAAGTGTAGGCATTTTCCTACAGTTTTCCCTGCTGCCTTTTAACTATAATCCGTCTCAAAGCTTCCGGGCCGTTCCGCCCGTACACGCCATTCAGGAGGGGATACCGATGAAAAAATTCAACAGCGGCGAATTCAAAGCACTGCTCCAGGAGACGACGCGCCGGATCGAGGCCGCAGAGGACAACCGGCAGATCAACGCCGTCACCGAAACGCTCGTCACGACGCTGCTGGATTCGGAATTCGCCTCGCTCTGGGTCTTCGACGAGATGGAAGCATCCCTCAAACGCGCCCGCGAAGCGGACCAGGTGTGCGAGCTATCCATGCTGGACCAGCACGGCGTCCTGGCCAAAAGTTTCCTGACCCTGACCGGGGGGATCTACAACTACCTCGCCAGCGAGAAAGAGTATGCTCCGGAAACCGATAACCCCGACGAGATCAGGATGAAATCCAAGATCATCCTGCCGCTGATGAACGACGAACGTCTGCTGGGCATCGTCACGGCCTACTCCTCGGTACGCCACAAACAGAACTTCGACGAGGACGACATGGAGATGCTCGAAGCGATCGCGCCCTTTCTCGTCAACGTCATCTACCGTATGTACCCGGAAAAACAGACGGAAGATGCCCCCGAAATCTATCTCAGCGAGCGCCTCAAAGAGAGTTCGAATGCGGTCAGCCGACAGGTCGAGGCGAGTGAACGCGCGCAGCCGACGACGGCCGCTCCCGACGAGACGCTCATGTTCCTGGCCAATACGGTCCACGATATCCGGACCCCGGCCAATGCGCTTTTCGGGTTCCTGGAGCTGCTCGAAGGTCAGGTCGACAACGCCCGGCTGCTGCAGTACGTCCGCAACGCCAAAGAGAGCGCCCGCTTTATCAACGAGCTGACCACCTCCATCCTCGACCGCGTTTCGACGCAGCGCGAACGCACACTCTCAACGCCCGTACGGATCACACCGGCAAAGTTCTTCGCCGATATCGCCGATATCTTTTCGGCGAACATGTCGGACAAGGCGCTCTGCTACCTCATCTACATCGATCCCGCACTTCCCAAGGAGATCAGCGTCGATGCCGCCAAACTCAAACGGGTCGTCATGAACCTCATCGGCAATGCCTACAAGTTCACCCCGACCGGGAAGTCCGTCGAGCTGGCCGTTGTTTACGACCAGAGTGCCGGAACGATGAGCGTGGCGGTTACCGATACGGGAATCGGGATCGCCGAAGAGCACCAGCAGGCGATCTTTGAAGCCTTCAGACAGGCGACGGACGACACGGCCGCCACCTTCGGCGGCACCGGCCTCGGCCTCGCCATCAGCGCCCAGTACGTCCACGATCTCGGCGGGGAGCTGGCACTTGAGAGCGAAGTGGACAAAGGGAGCTGCTTCTTCTTCACACTGCCGCTGCAGGCCGTCAATACGGCTCCGAGCTTCGCCCCGGTCCAGAACCCGCAAAGCAAGATCGCCATCCTCATGGACGAGCCCAACCTGCCGACCAGCAGGAATATCATGCGCTACCTGCTGCGCATGGGGCTCCCGAAATCCAATATTGTCGCGATCCGTTCCGTCATCCAGGCGCCTTCCGACACCACCCACCTCATCGCTTTTCAAAGTAAATTCGATGAGCAGGTGGTCGCTTATGCCAAAACGAACAGCCTGCCTCTGACGGTGATGGAGGAGCGCTTCCTCTCCATGACCAAAACACAGAACACGGCGGAGGTCGACGTCATCTCGCAGTACGGCTACTATGCGAGCAGGCTCCATGCCATGCTTTCAAGCCGCAGCATCCCCAAAGTCCTTGTCGCCGACGACGACCGCATCAACATCGAACTGATCAAAGCGATCCTCGAAGAGGAGTTCTGCACGATCGAAACGGCCCAGGACGGCCAGAGCGCCATCGACCTGCTCGCCAAAGGGATTCTGGAGAACCAGCCCTTTACCCTGCTCCTTCTCGACAACCATATGCCGAAGATTTCGGGTAACGACGTCATCCGGGAGTTGCGGGCCATTGAAAAACAGCACGACCTCCCTTCGGCCTATGCCGTCTCCATTTCGGGGGACCCGAAAGCCAGTGCTTCGGACAACCCCCACTTTGACGCCTATGTCGGGAAGCCCTTCAACAAAAAAGAGATCAAAAAGGTGCTCAAAGCGGCAATGGCCGCACGGGATTAGGTTCGGCCGGAGAAAGGATACGTCTGAGGGAATGTATTTCGCCTCGGGAAAGATAACGGCTGCGTCTACAGTTGGAGCAGTCGGCGGACATTTTCTTTATAGACGGCCGGCAGGATCGGTTTTTTGAAATACGCGTCGAAGTAGGTGTGGTCCTGCTCGAACTTCTGGGGATAGATCGTCAGCGCGGCAATGCGCGTCTGCGCGTTTTTGGCCTGCGCCGCCTTGGCGATCTCGATGCCCGTACCGTCAGGCAGGTTCATGTCCACGACCATGGCATCGTAATCGTTCTGCGCGATTTTCGCAAGCGCTTCGCGGACGGAGTTCGCCGAATCGATCAGGATCTTCTGCTTGATCTCTTTGGAGAGGGCATCAATGACTGTCGATTCGAATTCGACGATAAAACCGATATCATCCACGATCAGAATACGTTTACTCATTGGGTATGCCTTGTAATTTTTTAGGCATTGTAGCGGAGCGGGCCGCTCCTTTTCTGTAGGTATTTTCGTACAAAACGGATAGAGGCCGCCCGCAGAGTGCGTTCAGCCTATTTGGACGATCTCGTCGGCGCACCAGTTGGCGAGGTCGATCTCGTGGGTGATCAGGAGCATGCCGACCTCGTCCAGGTGGCGCAGCAGCAGCTGCATCACGTCGAGCTGGATGACGTTGTCCAGCGCGGAGGTCGGCTCGTCCAGCAGCAGCAGCTTCGGTTTCATCAGCAATGCACGCAGAATGGAAGCGCGCTGGAGCTGCCCTCCGGAGAGCTCGTGGGGGAGTTTGTGCAGGAGCGCCTCGTCCAGCCCCATATCCTCAAGGTAGTGTTCCATCCCGGATGTATCCGCCACGTCCCTGATCTGGTTGAGCACCGTGTAGGTGGGGTGAAAGGAGCTGTAGGGGTCCTGGAAGACCATGGAGGCCGGCAGGGCTTCGATCCTCCCGGCCCGGGGACGGAGGTTGCCGAGGATGAGTTCGAAGAGGGTACTCTTGCCCGCCCCGCTGGGACCGACGATCGCTTTGATCTCTCCCGTGTCAAGCGAGAGGGAGAAGTCATGATAGAGCGGCTTCTCCTGCGTGTAGCCGAAGGAGAGCCTCTCAACCCGTAAAACCTGCATCAGCGGATCTGGCCGTTGCCGTAGATCTTGAACTTGTAGGTCGTCAGCCCCTCGATGCCCATCGGGCCGCGTGCATGCAGCTTGTTCGTGGAGATGCCGACCTCGGCCCCGAAGCCGAAGGCGCCGCCGTCGGTGAAACGGGTCGAGGCGTTGACGTAGACCGCCGCGGCATCGACGGCGTTGAGGAACCGCTCCGCCGTCGTGTAGTTCTCCGTCACGATCGCCTCGGAGTGTCCCGAACCGTGGCGGACGATATGGTCCACGGCGCCGTCGACGCCGTCAACGGTCCGGATATTGAGAATGTTCGCCAGGTACTCCGTGTCGAAATCCGCCTCCGTCGCCTCGGCGACGTCGATGATCGCGCGGGTGTCGCCGCACCCTTTGAGCTCGGTGTGCGCCGCGTCAAAAGCCTCTTTGAGCTTCGGCAGGGCATCGGCTGCTATGGCTTTGTCCACCAGAAGGGTCTCCATCGCATTGCAGACGCCTGGACGGTCGACCTTGGCGTTGACGGCGATCCGCAACGCTTTGTCCAGGTCCGCATCCTTGTCGATGTAGGTATGGCACTGCCCCTTGTCATG is a genomic window of Sulfurimonas sp. HSL1-2 containing:
- a CDS encoding ATP-binding protein — protein: MKKFNSGEFKALLQETTRRIEAAEDNRQINAVTETLVTTLLDSEFASLWVFDEMEASLKRAREADQVCELSMLDQHGVLAKSFLTLTGGIYNYLASEKEYAPETDNPDEIRMKSKIILPLMNDERLLGIVTAYSSVRHKQNFDEDDMEMLEAIAPFLVNVIYRMYPEKQTEDAPEIYLSERLKESSNAVSRQVEASERAQPTTAAPDETLMFLANTVHDIRTPANALFGFLELLEGQVDNARLLQYVRNAKESARFINELTTSILDRVSTQRERTLSTPVRITPAKFFADIADIFSANMSDKALCYLIYIDPALPKEISVDAAKLKRVVMNLIGNAYKFTPTGKSVELAVVYDQSAGTMSVAVTDTGIGIAEEHQQAIFEAFRQATDDTAATFGGTGLGLAISAQYVHDLGGELALESEVDKGSCFFFTLPLQAVNTAPSFAPVQNPQSKIAILMDEPNLPTSRNIMRYLLRMGLPKSNIVAIRSVIQAPSDTTHLIAFQSKFDEQVVAYAKTNSLPLTVMEERFLSMTKTQNTAEVDVISQYGYYASRLHAMLSSRSIPKVLVADDDRINIELIKAILEEEFCTIETAQDGQSAIDLLAKGILENQPFTLLLLDNHMPKISGNDVIRELRAIEKQHDLPSAYAVSISGDPKASASDNPHFDAYVGKPFNKKEIKKVLKAAMAARD
- a CDS encoding ATP-binding cassette domain-containing protein, whose protein sequence is MQVLRVERLSFGYTQEKPLYHDFSLSLDTGEIKAIVGPSGAGKSTLFELILGNLRPRAGRIEALPASMVFQDPYSSFHPTYTVLNQIRDVADTSGMEHYLEDMGLDEALLHKLPHELSGGQLQRASILRALLMKPKLLLLDEPTSALDNVIQLDVMQLLLRHLDEVGMLLITHEIDLANWCADEIVQIG
- a CDS encoding response regulator, which gives rise to MSKRILIVDDIGFIVEFESTVIDALSKEIKQKILIDSANSVREALAKIAQNDYDAMVVDMNLPDGTGIEIAKAAQAKNAQTRIAALTIYPQKFEQDHTYFDAYFKKPILPAVYKENVRRLLQL